Proteins from one Trichoplusia ni isolate ovarian cell line Hi5 chromosome 9, tn1, whole genome shotgun sequence genomic window:
- the LOC113497797 gene encoding E3 ubiquitin-protein ligase Ufd4 isoform X8, with protein MAEVDPETLLEWLLTGQGDERDMQLIALEQLCMLLLMSDNVDRCFESCPPRTFLPALCKIFLDECAPDNVLEVTARAITYYLDVSAECTRRIVAIEGAVKAICSRLLTVDPNNRTSKDLAEQCIKVLELVCTREAGAVWEGGGLPAVLHFITHHGTSVHKDTLHSAMAVVSRVCGKMEPGDARVGDAVSSLSALLCHNDARVADAALRCFASLADRFARAHADPAPLAEHGLIEELVRRLGSAESGDDKCSAPAVSTTVSLLSTLCRGSAQITHDLVRLELCSAVEAAVQADERWCLECMRLVDLLLVLLCEGRHAIQNGSTRNGSSTSGSSGSGGASGEGSSASGSGARGDKSHRQLIDCIRGKDTDALLAAVSSGAVDVNFTDDVGQTLLNWASAFGTREMVEFLCEKGADVNRGQRSSSLHYAACFGRPAIAKVLLRYGANADLRDEDGKTPLDKARERHDQGHREVAAILQCPGEWLVVGNHDSPSPSNDDDFPETGDKEMAAVYLERLVPVFCSRYLGAGGAGVRRACLSLVRKMVHYAPARLLRAISLRRDPPAAALLTQLVAAVLDNAGELGAWRRGPARVLRSRYIRPPADDDDGHLIVLGIAEELMVKASDIYLEQFARLGVFSKVEGLAAAPAAFLTSDSENSNIPGCSEDASCLSSGVGYSWAEWSLCRGRDALYVWSDAAALELSTGSNGWFRFLLDGKLATMYSSGSPEHQTDNTENRGEFIDKLQRARASVKNTVPQPILSKPGAAKLIIGNWALSCKKEKELQIHNTDGQQQTTILREDLPGFIFESNRGTKHSFTAETFLGPELASGWTDRRTVTPHNAVNVSRSRLAAKAEALKAQVCERARALYSRHLANAATRQPRPPVARLRALLARMQRLATQPTDDWQRELNESLEQLTELLCGDELLSAYELQSSGLAPSLLQVLSPQANDSPGQAGERARLVRAWVSRSGGAGGAGGVLAARLVAVLESVERLPVHAPGGDAPPPSAGTLHHLTKRIRLRIERATDESTEDTTTNNGNNAGRNLKVEALTTVRQLERFLAKSVARQWYDMERTSFNFVQKIKTEAPMVFNYDHDFDENGILYFIGSNGGTCEWVNPGAHSLVSVWSSDGRQLPYGRAEDALSRSPEPLNVHTNDDRRAFIAVDLGLQVVPSAYTLRHARGYGRSALRNWLFQMSTDGITWSTLLAHNDEQALQEPGSTATWRLRADAPYRYLRIQQNGKNASGQSHYLSLSGLEIYGKVVGVSDNAPRQCGGPNGGTSTTPAGGAAGGAAGAAGAAGGGARARRWSRGARGVCAGARVLRGPDWKWRDQDGAHPALGTVTSDLHNGWVDVRWDHGGRNSYRMGAEGKFDLKVVSGGATGGAACGEAKQGRKSHSTPSLPDATAVDHQVSVASTEQASSADNISSEEMASNMSRPRTHATDLSAINNSTHHINTDLATIVESLTLGAESNNCMADLGNTSFTNMELGPTSITDITKPYPAKEPVPETNTQECEDNDAADGQYGDHKKDSQSGGSGAMSASEPDLTQQGAARLLESLGVGRGAGAGRGANPQRATRTNHSTSLFPSLVRLALSSNFPGGLLSAAQSYPSLVPNAQNALTLSLTSTSSESEQVSLEDFLESCRAPALLTELEDDDEGDDALDSDKENEPTYQEVVSRNLLSLMEEEALEAVRGSSGQGGRQRKPWDDDFVLKRQFSALIPAFDPRPGRTNLNQTVDLEIPLNESSDGEESSSSDCGQAGAGGSAGAAGGGGRLPALRLVLSAAGASVALERPNWTLYRAVLALNARLPLADTHRDLTYTLTYKEIEGMETFASSSDSEDDEPCDPERGIAGAEGAEGAMATCCVRVLRRLRAAAPSLPPEAFVSTKLTNKLHQQLQEPLTLAAAATPLWCQQLNDWCPFLFPLETRQMFFACTAFGTSRTIVWLQAQRDRALDRQRSGNTVSPRRAELEATEFRMGRLRHERVRIPRQPDLLRSAMQVMRVHAGRKSVLEVEFAGEEGTGLGPTLEFYALVAAELQRADLAMWLNDSPHAAADHDSAPHHLVLPDEKPPGYYVTRAGGLFPAPLPQDSPVCDKVCKYFWFLGVFLAKVLQDGRLVDLPLSEPFLRIMCGEELTNDCLEEIDPIRHRFLQSVLAAAENYDLLMRDQSLEVEERARRIAELTVEGASFEQLALTMTHVAAHTDAAVAVQPLTDNGENIEVGPANARAYAEASARWMTRGGVRRQAAAFRRGFGAVFPPRRLRAFCAAELRLLLCGERGPVWTRDHLLQYTEPKLGYTRDSPGFLRLVDVLVEMSLRERKAFLQFATGCSSLPPGGLANLHPRLTVVRKVDAGDGSYPSVNTCVHYLKLPEYSCKEVLRERLLAATNERGFHLN; from the exons aTGGCGGAAGTGGATCCAGAGACCCTGTTAGAATGGCTGCTGACTGGACAGGGTGATGAGCGTGACATGCAACTCATTGCTCTTGAACAACTTTGCATGTTACTGCTTATGTCTGATAATGTTGACAGATGCTTTGAAAG TTGTCCTCCAAGAACATTTCTCCCAGCATTGTGCAAAATATTCCTTGATGAATGTGCACCAGATAATGTTCTAGAGGTTACAGCTAGGGCAATAACTTACTATTTGGATGTTTCTG CTGAATGTACTAGACGAATTGTAGCCATAGAAGGCGCAGTAAAGGCAATCTGCAGCAGATTGCTCACAGTTGATCCTAATAACCGAACCAGCAAGGATCTTGCTGAGCAGTGCATTAAA GTACTGGAGTTGGTCTGCACCAGGGAGGCAGGTGCTGTGTGGGAAGGTGGTGGCCTACCTGCAGTCTTACATTTTATCACTCACCATGGTACATCTGTTCATAAAGACACCCTGCACTCAGCCATGGCTGTTGTGTCAAG GGTTTGTGGTAAAATGGAACCGGGAGACGCTCGTGTGGGTGACGCAGTTTCGTCACTATCGGCTTTACTGTGCCATAATGACGCGCGTGTGGCTGACGCCGCACTCAGGTGTTTCGCGTCACTTGCTGACAGATTCGCGCGCGCGCATGCTGACCCTGCTCCCCTCGCCGAACACG GTTTGATAGAAGAACTCGTTCGGCGTCTAGGAAGTGCTGAAAGTGGCGATGATAAATGTTCTGCTCCAGCTGTCTCGACTACCGTTAGTTTGCTCTCTACACTGTGCCGTGGATCTGCACAAATTACTCAC GATCTCGTGCGTCTGGAATTATGTTCAGCCGTTGAAGCCGCGGTGCAAGCCGACGAGCGCTGGTGTCTAGAGTGCATGCGGCTCGTAGATTTATTGCTAGTTCTACTATGTGAAGGACGTCATGCTATACAGAA CGGGTCGACTCGTAACGGCAGCTCGACGTCTGGGTCGAGCGGGTCTGGCGGTGCGAGCGGCGAGGGCTCGTCGGCCAGCGGCAGCGGCGCGCGCGGTGACAAGTCGCACCGCCAGCTCATCGACTGCATCCGCGGCAAGGACACGGACGCTCTGCTGGCCGCCGTCTCCAGCGGAGCTGTCGACGTCAACTTCACTGATGATGTCGGACAGACTCTCCTCAACTGGGCGTCGGCTTTCGGAACCAGGGAAATGGTCGAGTTTCTTTGCGAAAAAG GCGCTGACGTGAATCGTGGTCAACGTAGTTCATCTCTGCATTACGCTGCTTGTTTCGGCCGCCCAGCCATTGCTAAAGTGCTACTACGTTATGGTGCAAATGCAGATTTACGAGATGAAGATGGTAAAACACCTCTTGACAAAGCACGGGAACGTCACGATCAAG GGCACAGGGAAGTAGCAGCCATATTGCAGTGTCCAGGCGAGTGGTTGGTAGTTGGCAATCATGATTCTCCTTCACCATCCAATGACGATGATTTTCCAGAAACTGGAGACAAAGAAATGGCTGCAGTTTATCTAGA ACGGCTGGTGCCGGTGTTCTGCTCGCGCTACctgggcgcgggcggcgcgggcgtgcGGCGCGCCTGCCTGTCGCTGGTGCGCAAGATGGTGCACTACGCGCCCGCGCGCCTGCTGCGCGCCATCTCGCTGCGCCGCgacccgcccgccgccgcgctgctcaCGCAGCTCGTGGCCGCCGTGCTCGACAACGCC GGCGAGCTGGGCGCGTGGCGGCGCGGCCCGGCGCGAGTGCTGCGCAGCCGCTATATCCGCCCGCCTGCG GATGACGATGACGGCCATCTTATCGTGCTTGGGATCGCTGAAGAGTTGATGGTGAAAGCCTCGGACATATACCTGGAACAGTTCGCACGGCTCGGCGTATTTAGCAAGGTCGAAGGCTTGGCTGCAGCTCCAGCTGCATTTCTGACATCTGATAGTGAAAATTCTAATATTCCCG GCTGCAGTGAAGACGCTTCCTGCTTGTCAAGCGGCGTGGGTTACTCGTGGGCGGAGTGGTCGCTGTGCCGCGGGCGCGACGCGCTGTACGTGTGGAGCGACGCGGCCGCGCTCGAGCTCAGCACGGGCAGCAACGGATGGTTCCGCTTCCTCCTCGACGGAAAACTCGCCACCATGTACTCTAGCGGCAGCCCCGAACATCAGACCGACAACACCG aaaatcgTGGTGAATTTATTGATAAACTCCAAAGAGCACGTGCTTCAGTGAAAAATACGGTTCCACAACCAATTTTATCCAAACCCGGAGCagctaaattaattattggaaACTGGGCTCTGTCATGTAAAAA GGAAAAAGAACTTCAAATTCACAATACGGATGGACAACAGCAAACTACGATACTGCGAGAAGATTTGCCAGGATTTATCTTCGAGTCTAACAGGGGCACTAAACATTCATTTACAGCGGAGACATTTTTAG GGCCGGAGTTGGCGAGCGGCTGGACTGACCGAAGGACGGTGACGCCCCACAATGCTGTTAACGTCAGTCGATCAAGACTGGCTGCCAAGGCTGAAGCTCTCAAAGCTCAG gtATGCGAACGTGCTCGTGCACTTTATTCACGACACTTGGCGAACGCTGCTACTCGTCAGCCACGTCCACCTGTAGCAAGACTGCGGGCCTTACTGGCGCGAATGCAGCGTCTAGCTACGCAGCCTACTG ATGATTGGCAAAGGGAATTGAACGAGTCTCTGGAACAACTGACAGAGCTCTTGTGTGGTGATGAACTGCTCTCTGCGTACGAGTTACAGTCATCTGGTCTCGCACCTTCGCTATTACAAGTACTGTCGCCGCAAGCTAATG ACAGCCCGGGGCAGGCGGGCGAGCGCGCGCGGCTGGTGCGCGCGTGGGTGTCGcgcagcggcggcgcgggcggcgcgggcggcgtgcTGGCGGCACGCCTGGTGGCCGTGCTGGAGAGCGTGGAGCGCCTGCCCGTGCACGCGCCGGGGGGCGACGCGCCGCCGCCCTCCGCCGGCACGCTGCACCATCTCACCAAGCGCATCAG GTTACGCATTGAACGCGCAACTGATGAGAGTACTGAGGATACGACGACAAACAATGGAAACAACGCTGGTAGAAATCTGAAAGTCGAGGCTTTGACTACAGTTCGTCAATTAGAGAGGTTCCTTGCGAAGTCAGTCGCTAGGCAGTGGTACGACATGGAGCGAACCAGTTTTAACTTCGTGCAAAAGATAAAAACAGAAGCACCTATGGTGTTCAATTATGAT CACGATTTCGACGAGAATGGTATTCTTTACTTTATCGGCAGTAATGGGGGTACTTGTGAATGGGTCAATCCCGGTGCTCACTCCTTAGTAAGCGTTTGGTCCTCCGATGGTAGACAACTGCCTTACGGCCGAGCCGAAGATGCCTTGTCAAGGTCTCCGGAGCCACTGAACGTGCACACCAACGATGATAGACGAGCGTTTATAGCAGTAGATCTAGGCTTACAAGTGGTGCCTTCCGCGTATACATTACGACATGCTCGCGGCTATGGACGGTCAGCACTCAGAAACTGGTTATTCCAA ATGTCGACGGACGGTATAACGTGGAGCACGCTGCTGGCGCACAACGACGAGCAGGCGCTGCAGGAGCCGGGCAGCACCGCCACCTGGCGGCTGCGCGCCGACGCGCCCTACCGCTACCTGCGCATACAGCAGAATGGGAAGAACGCCAGCGGGCAGAGCCACTACCTCTCCCTCTCCGGCCTGGAGATCTATGGAAAG GTGGTAGGCGTCAGCGACAACGCGCCACGTCAGTGCGGCGGCCCCAACGGCGGCACGAGCACGAcgccggcgggcggcgcggcgggaggcgcggcgggcgcggcgggcgcggcgggcggcggcgcgcgcgccaggCGCTGGTCGCGGGGCGCGCGCGGCGTGTGCGCGGGCGCGCGCGTGCTGCGCGGCCCCGACTGGAAGTGGCGCGACCAGGACGGCGCGCACCCCGCGCTCGGGACCGTCACCTCCGACCTGCACAACGGCTGGGTCGACGTCAG gtGGGATCACGGAGGACGCAATTCTTATCGTATGGGCGCCGAGGGAAAATTTGATCTGAAGGTAGTGAGTGGTGGCGCTACTGGTGGAGCCGCGTGTGGCGAGGCCAAACAAGGTCGCAAGAGCCACTCAACGCCAAGCCTGCCGGACGCTACTGCCGTTGATCACCAG GTATCGGTGGCATCGACTGAGCAAGCGTCATCTGCAGATAACATATCAAGTGAGGAAATGGCCAGTAACATGTCTCGACCTCGCACACACGCCACAGATTTATCTGCAATTAATAACTCGACACATCATATTAATACAG ATCTTGCAACGATAGTAGAATCGTTGACTCTAGGCGCTGAGAGCAATAACTGTATGGCAGATTTGGGTAATACTTCATTTACAAATATGGAATTGGGACCAACCAGCATCACAGACATTACTAAGCCTTACCCTGCTAAAGAACCTGTACCTGAAACGAATACTCAAGAG tgtGAAGACAACGATGCTGCCGATGGACAATACGGTGACCACAAGAAGGACAGTCAGTCCGGCGGGTCGGGTGCCATGAGCGCTAGTGAACCAGATCTGACGCAACAG GGTGCCGCCAGGCTGCTGGAGTCCCTGGGCgtggggcgcggcgcgggcgcaggtcGCGGCGCCAACCCGCAGCGCGCCACGCGGACTAACCACTCTACTAGTCTGTTCCCCAG TTTGGTGCGCCTGGCCCTATCAAGCAATTTCCCTGGCGGACTATTATCGGCAGCTCAGAGTTATCCATCGCTCGTTCCTAACGCACAAAATGCTCTTACTTTGTCTCTTACATCTACATCGAGTGAAAGTGAACAG GTGTCGCTGGAGGACTTCCTGGAGTCGTGTCGCGCGCCCGCGCTGCTCACCGAGCTGGAGGACGACGATGAGGGCGACGACGCGCTCGACAGCGACAAGGAGAACGAGCCCACCTACCAGGAGGTA gTCTCTCGCAATCTTCTGTCTTTAATGGAGGAGGAAGCTTTAGAGGCAGTCCGCGGCAGCAGCGGTCAGGGTGGCCGCCAGCGTAAGCCATGGGACGATGACTTTGTGCTCAAACGGCAGTTTTCTGCCCTCATACCTGCTTTTGATCCTCGCCCTGGAAGAACCAATTTGAACCAAACAGTCG ATCTGGAGATCCCACTGAACGAGTCATCAGACGGTGAAGAGAGCAGCAGCTCGGACTGCGGgcaggcgggcgcgggcggcagcgcgggcgcggcgggcggcggcgggcgtcTGCCCGCGCTGCGCCTCGTGCTGTCGGCGGCGGGCGCGTCCGTGGCGCTGGAGCGGCCCAACTGGACGCTGTACCGCGCCGTGCTGGCGCTCAACGCGCGCCTGCCGCTCGCCGACACGCACCGCGACCTCACCTACAC ATTGACTTACAAAGAAATCGAAGGGATGGAGACATTCGCTTCTTCCAGCGACAGCGAAGATGACGAACCTTGTGATCCTG AGCGCGGCATCGCGGGCGCGGAGGGCGCGGAGGGCGCGATGGCGACGTGTTGCGTGCGCGTGCTGCGCCGCctgcgcgccgccgcgccgtcgCTGCCGCCCGAGGCCTTCGTGTCCACCAAGCTCACCAACAAGCTGCACCAGCAGCTGCAGGAGCCGCTCacgctggccgccgccgccacgcCGCTATG gTGTCAGCAACTGAATGACTGGTGTCCATTCCTGTTCCCTCTGGAAACTCGTCAAATGTTCTTCGCTTGTACGGCTTTCGGAACTTCTCGTACAATTGTCTGGTTGCAAGCGCAGAGGGATCGCGCTCTAGACCGGCAAAG ATCTGGTAACACTGTATCCCCACGCCGCGCCGAATTGGAAGCGACCGAGTTCCGAATGGGACGTCTGCGTCATGAGCGTGTGAGGATACCTCGGCAACCCGATCTGTTGCGGTCTGCTATGCag GTGATGCGCGTGCACGCGGGCCGCAAGTCCGTGCTGGAGGTGGAGTTCGCGGGCGAGGAGGGCACGGGGCTGGGCCCCACGCTGGAGTTCTACGCGCTCGTGGCGGCCGAGCTGCAGCGCGCCGACCTGGCCATGTGGCTCAACGACTCGCCGCACGCCGCCGCCGACCACGACTCCGCGCCGCACCATCTCGTGTTGCCCGACG aaaaacctCCGGGTTATTACGTGACGCGAGCTGGTGGTCTGTTCCCGGCACCACTTCCTCAAGATTCACCCGTCTGTGATAAAGTTTGCAAATATTTCTGGTTCCTCGGAGTATTCTTAGCTAAG GTACTACAAGATGGAAGACTTGTCGATTTGCCGCTTTCAGAACCTTTCCTGCGTATCATGTGCGGCGAAGAATTGACTAATGACTGTCTGGAGGAAATCGATCCGATCAGACATCG TTTCCTGCAAAGCGTGTTGGCGGCGGCGGAGAACTATGACTTGTTGATGCGCGACCAGTCGCTGGAGGTGGAGGAGCGCGCGCGCCGCATTGCCGAGCTCACGGTGGAGGGCGCCAGCTTCGAGCAGCTCGCGCTCACCATGACGCACGTGGCCGCGCACACCGACGCCGCCGTCGCTGTGCAGCCGCTCACCGACAACGGAGAGAACATCGAG GTGGGCCCAGCGAACGCGCGCGCCTACGCGGAGGCGAGCGCGCGCTGGATGACGCGCGGCGGCGTGCGGCGGCAGGCGGCCGCCTTCCGGCGCGGCTTCGGCGCCGTGTTCCCGCCGCGCCGCCTGCGCGCCTTCTGCGCCGCCGAGCTGCGCCTGCTGCTGTGCGGCGAGCGCGGGCCCGTCTGGACGCGCGACCATCTGCTGCAGTACACCGAGCCCAAGCTCGGCTACACGCGCGACAG TCCCGGTTTCCTTCGTCTCGTGGATGTGCTCGTGGAGATGTCCCTCCGTGAACGTAAGGCATTCTTACAATTTGCAACGGGCTGCAGCAGTCTCCCGCCTGGTGGACTCGCTAATCTGCACCCTAGACTCACTGTAGTGCGAAAG gtTGATGCTGGTGATGGATCCTACCCCTCTGTGAATACTTGCGTTCACTACCTGAAACTACCTGAGTACTCTTGCAAGGAAGTTCTGCGGGAAAGACTGCTCGCAGCCACCAACGAGCGTGGCTTCCATCTCAACTAG